From the genome of Rhizobacter sp. AJA081-3:
GACAGCGCCGAGGTGCGCCGTGCCGCCGCCGCCAAGGCGCTGCAGTCGGTCGGCCTGGGCGGCTGGGAGAAGCACACGCCGGCCGAGCTCTCCGGCGGCCAGCAGCAGCGCGTGGCGATCGCGCGCGCCATCGCCACCGAGCCGGCCGTGGTGCTCGCCGACGAGCCCACCGGCAACCTCGACACGCAGCGCAGCCACGAGATCATGGGCCTGCTGATGGCGCTGAACAAGGACCACGGCATCACCGTGCTGATGGTCACCCACGAGCCCGACATGGCCGCCTACGCGCGGCGCATGGTGCACTTCATCGACGGCCGCATCGCCAAGGACGAGGTGAATCCGAACCCGACCCTGGCCGCCCCGGCCGCACTGACCGAAGCCGCGAGCGTCTGATGCTGTTCAGCGTCTTCATGCTCGCCCTGCGATCGATCCAGCGCAACCTGCTGCGCTCCTTCCTGACCATCCTGGGCATCGTGATCGGCGTCAGCGCGGTGATCACCATGGTCACGCTGGGCAACGGCGCCACGCAGGCGATCCAGACGCAGATCACCAGCCTGGGCACCAACCTGCTGATGGTGATGCCCGGCCAGCGCCAGCCCGGCGGCGGCGGGGGTGGTGGTGGCGGCGTGCCGCAGTTCACCGAGGAGGATGCGAAGGCCATCCAGGCGCAGATCGGCGGCGTGGCCGCGGTGGCGCCACAGGGGCGCGCTGCCGTCACCGTGGTGGCCAACGGCCGCAACTGGGCGACCACGGTCACCGGCAGCACCAACGAATGGTTCGAGACCGGCAACTGGAAGCTCGCTGCCGGCCGCATCTTCGAGCCCGACGAGCAGCTCGGCGGCGCCGCGGTGTGCGTGATCGGCGAGACGGTGCGCCGCGAGATCTTCGGCGGCAGCGTCGGCCAGACCGGTCTGGGCGAGCAGCTGCGCGTCAAGCAATTCTCCTGCGACGTGATCGGCATCCTCGCCGCCAAGGGCCAGGGCGGCATGGGCGACCAGGACGATACGGTGGTCGTGCCGCTGCACACGCTGCAGCGCCGCGTCACCGGCAACCGCAAGGTGGCGCAGCTGTCGGTGTCGATGCAGGACGGCGCCGACAGCGCGCCGCTGAAGGCCAGCCTGCGCCAGCTGATGCGCGAGCGGCGCAAGCTCGGCGACATGGACAACGGCGGCAGCGAAGACAACTTCAACATCTTCGACACGCAGCAACTCGCCGAGACGCTGTCGAGCACGATGGGCGTGCTGACCACCCTGCTCGGCGCCGTGGCCGCGGTGAGCCTGCTGGTGGGCGGCATCGGCATCATGAACATCATGCTGGTCAGCGTCACCGAGCGAACGCGCGAGATCGGCCTGCGCCTGGCCATCGGCGCGCTCGAGGGCGAGGTGCTGCTGCAGTTCTTGATCGAGGCCGTGGTGCTCTCGGCATTGGGCGGCGTGGTGGGCATCCTCATCGCCACCGCGGCGTCGTGGGGGGGATCGCGGCTGATGGACGTGCCCTACGCCTTCGACCCGACGATCAACCTGCTCTCGCTGCTGTTCTCGGCCGGCATCGGCGTGGTGTTCGGCTTCTTCCCGGCGCGCCGCGCCGCGCGCATGGACCCGATCGAGGCCTTGCGCCACGAGTAGCGCCCGAGGCCCGGCAAGGGGCCAAAGCGAGGCAGCGAACAGACGGCCGGCGGCCCGCGGCGCATGCTCGAACCATCGCCATTCAACCCGGGATCGAGACACCATGAAGAGCACTTTCGCCACCCTCGGCATCGTTGTCGGCGCGTTGCTGGCGCCCTGCCTGGCCCACGCCGAGGAGTCGGACGCGGACCGCAAGAACCCGGGTGCCTACGTCAAGGACTCGGTCATCACCACCAAGGTCAAGACCAAGCTCGCGGCCGAGAAGCTGCGCACGCTGGCCAACGTGCATGTCGACACCGACAACAAGGGCATGGTCGTGCTCAGCGGCACCGTCCGTGCGCAGGAAACCGCCGACAAGGCCGTCGAGATCGCCCGTGCCACCGAAGGTGTGACCTCGGTCAAGAGCACCATCGTCGTCAAGAAGGACGATTGAACTCCGGCCGCCGGGTTCTCCCGGCGGTGCTTCCCACGAAGGACACCATGCAAATCCTGCTTCAGACCGGCCCGAACATCGAGGGCGGACAGCGCATGTCCGAGCACTTCCAGACCGTCGTGAGCGACGCGATGGGCCGCTTCGGCGAGCGCGTGCTGCGCGTCGAGGGGCACTTGTCCGACACCGACGGCCGCGCCAGGCTCGGCGTCGACAGCATCCAGTGCCTGCTGGAAGCCCGACTGATCGACCTGGAACCGGTGGTGGTGACCGAAATCGGTCCCAACGCGCACCAGGCCATCGACGGCGCGGTGCGCAAGCTCAAACGAGCCGCCGGCGCCGCCATCGGCAAACACGACCCACGCCGCCACCAGGCCCGCAGCGATGCCGGCCTGCCCAGTGACACCGACACCGACGCCGATCAGCCCGGTGCCGCCACTGCGCCGCTGTAGAACGGCTCGCACTGGCGGCCGGTCAGCGCGTCGGCGCCCTTCTTCAGCAGGCGCAGCGCCGGCCCGGTGAGCGCCTCGATGGCGTTGGGCTTGCTCACCGACGGCGCGCTGAAGCTGCCGCGGATCTCCTGCTTGACGATGGCACAGCCCTTCAGGTCGACCAGCGCCACCGTCACCGCGTCGAAACGCTCGTTGACGAAGTCCAGCCCGCCGTGCAGGGCGATGCGGTTGGCCTTCGTCGCCATCGCCACGTCCTGGGCGTGCGCCACGCCGCGCTCGACCTTCCAGTCCGACACCAGCGTGCGGATCTCGCTCGTGCCGCCGTTGCCCTGGGCGAGCTGGGCGAAGTCGTAGCCCTTGGTGACCAGCAGCCCGACTGGCCCGGCGAAGAACACCGCGCCCACGTCGACCAGGCTGAAGGTCTGGCTGGCCTCGAAGCGCTCGAACGAGCGGTCGAGGTCGCTGCCGTAGAAGGTCAGCCCCTTGCCGCGCAGCGAGACGCGGCCAGCCATCGCCTGCTTCAGCTCGGCCAGCGTGGTGCCGTGCGTGGTCAGCGTGGCGCTGAAGTCCATGCGGCCGCCGGCGAGCTTCTTCAGCTGCATCGTGCTGAAGAACTCCTCGACGGGAAACTGCGTGAGCGTGTAGGCGATCTGGTACGAGGCCACGGCGCCGGTGAAGTCGGCGCGGATGCTGCCCTGGCCCGGCGTGCCGAGCAGCCGCGTGGACAGGGGCTTGAGCTCGACGATGCCGTGCTTCGCATCGGCCGAGAATTTCACGTCGTGCAGCGTATGGCCGTCCTTGCGGATCTGCGCGCAGTCGAACTCGGCGGTGAAGGTGACTTCGCGAAGGAAGTCCGCACGCCGACCGCCGGCACGCTGGAGGCGGTGCACTTCGCCCTTGCAGTCGCGCGCCTCGAAGCCCTTGCCGTGGCGCTTGTCGACGAAGTCGATCGAGCCGGCCGACAGCGACACGTCGGGCCAGTCCTGCACCGGTGCGTCGGCCGCGGCGTCTTCCGCCGCCGGCGCCTGCGGCTCGAAATCGAAGCGGCCGTCGTGCTCGCGCGCCACCGTGATGAGCGGCTGCGTCAGCACGATCTTCTGGATGCGCAGCGT
Proteins encoded in this window:
- a CDS encoding ABC transporter ATP-binding protein; amino-acid sequence: MSAPLIQLRGITKRYGSGVAELMALKGIDLDIQAGEFVAIMGPSGSGKSTAMNILGCLDTPTAGQYLFKGAHVEALARDQRARLRRRYLGFVFQGFNLLARTSAQENVELPLLYRGDSAEVRRAAAAKALQSVGLGGWEKHTPAELSGGQQQRVAIARAIATEPAVVLADEPTGNLDTQRSHEIMGLLMALNKDHGITVLMVTHEPDMAAYARRMVHFIDGRIAKDEVNPNPTLAAPAALTEAASV
- a CDS encoding ABC transporter permease, producing MLFSVFMLALRSIQRNLLRSFLTILGIVIGVSAVITMVTLGNGATQAIQTQITSLGTNLLMVMPGQRQPGGGGGGGGGVPQFTEEDAKAIQAQIGGVAAVAPQGRAAVTVVANGRNWATTVTGSTNEWFETGNWKLAAGRIFEPDEQLGGAAVCVIGETVRREIFGGSVGQTGLGEQLRVKQFSCDVIGILAAKGQGGMGDQDDTVVVPLHTLQRRVTGNRKVAQLSVSMQDGADSAPLKASLRQLMRERRKLGDMDNGGSEDNFNIFDTQQLAETLSSTMGVLTTLLGAVAAVSLLVGGIGIMNIMLVSVTERTREIGLRLAIGALEGEVLLQFLIEAVVLSALGGVVGILIATAASWGGSRLMDVPYAFDPTINLLSLLFSAGIGVVFGFFPARRAARMDPIEALRHE
- a CDS encoding ribosomal subunit interface protein; translated protein: MQILLQTGPNIEGGQRMSEHFQTVVSDAMGRFGERVLRVEGHLSDTDGRARLGVDSIQCLLEARLIDLEPVVVTEIGPNAHQAIDGAVRKLKRAAGAAIGKHDPRRHQARSDAGLPSDTDTDADQPGAATAPL
- a CDS encoding AsmA family protein, translated to MPRLPRFALIGLGAVLGLLLLLAAALVLLADTDVYKSRLERIASQALGLELSIAGRPAIDIFPGLQLTLDDVHVRRGGKELASARQAKIGIDLSSLFGDTLRIQKIVLTQPLITVAREHDGRFDFEPQAPAAEDAAADAPVQDWPDVSLSAGSIDFVDKRHGKGFEARDCKGEVHRLQRAGGRRADFLREVTFTAEFDCAQIRKDGHTLHDVKFSADAKHGIVELKPLSTRLLGTPGQGSIRADFTGAVASYQIAYTLTQFPVEEFFSTMQLKKLAGGRMDFSATLTTHGTTLAELKQAMAGRVSLRGKGLTFYGSDLDRSFERFEASQTFSLVDVGAVFFAGPVGLLVTKGYDFAQLAQGNGGTSEIRTLVSDWKVERGVAHAQDVAMATKANRIALHGGLDFVNERFDAVTVALVDLKGCAIVKQEIRGSFSAPSVSKPNAIEALTGPALRLLKKGADALTGRQCEPFYSGAVAAPG
- a CDS encoding BON domain-containing protein; amino-acid sequence: MKSTFATLGIVVGALLAPCLAHAEESDADRKNPGAYVKDSVITTKVKTKLAAEKLRTLANVHVDTDNKGMVVLSGTVRAQETADKAVEIARATEGVTSVKSTIVVKKDD